A single region of the Vicia villosa cultivar HV-30 ecotype Madison, WI linkage group LG4, Vvil1.0, whole genome shotgun sequence genome encodes:
- the LOC131595397 gene encoding E3 ubiquitin-protein ligase UPL5-like produces MSSPFQTLTVIAFHKQFIADATATADRHPPRLINVSIPSSSKKNKKRKTRSSRLQFFVRMMWKCDTLVIRASREDTVETLLVQISRKIKVPVVYLRLIYKGKELRVEQNLGECGVENDANLQLVGRLKSIGCPVVWRATQGIVSLIRCLCRNEVVCDTYVLIENHFKKYMDNPEYFGVFMFMKIPALLVNLLMSPWASNKTIADLSIRGFVQKSLEVKCITLQGLYIEVVLEFCEMLRGVGCKSDNLLYVYCRNGFATLLAHVGVLFRNSKRRVLLQGVSYCVREVADGLLKYLDSSMSCVNSGEISCSDVRGFVNFSTPLREGMAEQEGEFKNCGVHYAEDPSLAGVVDQLRIVFIQLLSKMDECLQFMENCLANKEQGEEDRDATHCGRSHYLFILTELYHISKLYSGAEEMFWGVLLHRKNMLSYLIVWYAEITDDHRWVLENIGVTNFESRRHLAMILFPVLKYEVLEFEMLIDRSQVLDESFEYISRAKPDSLEGGLLVEFKNEDARGRGVLREWFVLVCQEIFNPRNTLYLACPDDQSRFFPNAASKVDPLHLKYFSFSGRMIALALKSKVHVGIVFDRVFFKQLAGNNITLEDIRDADPMLYHGYKKILEMNADYIDTDVLGLTFSIEVEEELGHRRVIELCPGGESIVVDSKNREMYVDLLIQNRFVTSISEQVSHFATGFDDIIYGKRLEFFRYLDLEDLDRMLRGSENAISVEDWKAHTEYDGYKEIDRQISWFWEIVGRMSVEQKKVLLFFWTSVKCLPVEGFRGLASHLSICKSNEPENHLPTSHTCLYELSFPPYSSITIMQDRLGLITQEHMSCSFGIP; encoded by the exons ATGTCGTCACCTTTCCAAACCCTCACCGTCATTGCTTTCCACAAACAGTTCATCGCCGACGCCACCGCCACCGCCGACCGCCACCCGCCACGCTTAATCAACGTCTCTATACCTTCCTCCTCAAAGAAGAACAAGAAACGTAAAACGAGGTCGTCGCGGTTACAATTCTTCGTCCGCATGATGTGGAAGTGTGACACGTTAGTGATTCGCGCTTCAAGAGAGGATACAGTGGAAACGCTTCTTGTGCAGATTTCGCGCAAGATCAAAGTTCCCGTTGTTTATCTAAGATTAATATATAAAGGAAAAGAGCTTCGGGTAGAGCAGAATCTTGGTGAATGCGGGGTCGAAAACGATGCGAATCTTCAATTGGTTGGACGTTTGAAGAGTATAGGGTGTCCTGTTGTGTGGAGAGCCACACAAGGAATTGTCTCGTTGATTCGCTGTCTTTGTAGAAATGAAGTGGTATGTGATACTTACGTTCTTATTGAAAATCACTTCAAGAAGTACATGGATAATCctgaatattttggtgtttttatgTTTATGAAAATTCCTGCATTGTTGGTGAATCTCTTAATGTCCCCTTGGGCTTCTAATAAGACTATTGCTGATTTGTCTATTAGGGGATTTGTGCAAAAAAGTTTAGAAGTTAAGTGCATAACGTTGCAGGGTTTGTACATTGAAGTTGTGTTGGAGTTTTGTGAAATGCTTAGAGGGGTAGGATGTAAGTCTGATAATCTTTTGTATGTTTATTGCCGGAATGGTTTTGCGACTTTGTTAGCGCATGTTGGTGTTCTCTTTAGGAATTCGAAGCGGAGGGTTTTGCTTCAAGGTGTTTCTTACTGTGTTCGCGAGGTTGCAGATGGGTTGTTGAAGTATTTGGATTCAAGTATGAGTTGTGTGAACTCCGGGGAGATTTCATGCTCTGATGTTCGGGGTTTTGTGAATTTCTCAACACCTTTGAGGGAGGGAATGGCCGAGCAAGAAGGCGAATTCAAGAATTGTGGAGTTCATTATGCGGAAGATCCCTCGCTTGCAGGAGTAGTTGATCAGCTACGTATTGTATTTATTCAGTTATTAAGCAAAATGGACGAGTGTCTTCAATTCATGGAGAATTGCTTGGCTAACAAGGAACAAGGAGAAGAGGATAGGGATGCTACCCATTGTGGGCGGTCTCATTATCTTTTCATCTTGACGGAATTGTATCACATCTCTAAGCTCTATAGCGGTGCAGAAGAGATGTTTTGGGGAGTTTTGTTGCATCGAAAAAATATGCTATCTTATCTTATTGTTTGGTACGCGGAGATAACTGATGATCATCGATGGGTTCTCGAGAACATCGGTGTGACCAATTTTGAATCTAGGAGGCATTTGGCGATGATTCTATTCCCTGTCTTAAAATATGAAGTATTAGAATTTGAGATGCTTATTGACAGGTCTCAGGTTTTGGATGAATCTTTCGAGTACATATCAAGAGCTAAGCCTGATTCTCTGGAGGGTGGTCTATTAGTGGAATTCAAGAATGAGGATGCTAGAGGACGGGGTGTACTGAGGGAGTGGTTTGTTTTGGTGTGTCAGGAAATATTTAATCCAAGAAATACTCTTTATTTGGCATGTCCAGATGATCAAAGTAGATTTTTTCCTAATGCTG CATCTAAGGTAGATCCTCTGCACCTGAAGTACTTCAGCTTCTCTGGACGTATGATTGCATTAGCTTTGAAGAGTAAGGTGCACGTGGGCATTGTTTTTGATCGTGTGTTTTTCAAGCAATTGGCTGGAAACAATATTACTTTAGAAGATATCCGGGATGCAGATCCTATGCTGTATCATGGCTACAAGAAAATATTGGAGATGAATGCTGATTATATTGATACAGATGTATTAGGACTGACATTTTCTATAGAGGTGGAGGAGGAATTAGGACACAGGAGGGTGATAGAGCTTTGCCCTGGCGGCGAAAGCATTGTTGTGGATAGTAAGAATAGGGAGATGTATGTTGATCTTCTTATACAGAATCGTTTTGTAACATCCATATCTGAGCAGGTATCACATTTTGCTACGGGGTTTGATGATATTATATATGGCAAAAGGCTAGAATTCTTTCGATATTTAGACCTTGAAGATCTTGATCGGATGTTGCGTGGTAGTGAAAATGCCATTTCTGTTGAAGATTGGAAGGCACATACTGAGTACGATGGCTATAAAGAGATCGATCGACAAATATCTTGGTTTTGGGAG ATTGTTGGGAGAATGTCGGTGGAGCAAAAGAAGGTTCTTCTGTTCTTTTGGACATCTGTGAAATGTTTACCAGTTGAAGGTTTTCGTGGTTTGGCTTCCCATCTATCCATTTGCAAATCGAACGAACCTGAAAATCACTTGCCCACATCTCACACATGTCTTTACGAGCTGTCCTTTCCCCCGTATTCTTCTATAACTATCATGCAAGATCGCCTTGGACTCATCACTCAA